ACAGCCATTGCTTAAACATCTGGTGTGTTGCTTAGTGCTTTTGACTGTGGACAGTTGTTcatatttccatttctcattAGACTAAAAATCTCCCTAGGATAGTGATCTTGCTTTATTCATTTCACATTGCCTGGGGTCTCCCATCCCAGTTCCTGGAACATAGAAGATAGTTAATAGAtaagagtgaatgaataaatcatgctTCCTGCTTTACTTTCAGCACTCCTTATTCCTGTAATGgccatgacaaaaaaaaaatgagttagagGGAGAAggtaaaaatactatattttatgtGCTATTTTTTTCAGTAGAGGTTTACTCTCTGCGTCTAGAATGCCCCACtgcagaaatacatttttttttctagaggtagtttagcagaaagaagagaagggaaaccaagaaagaagGCAGGTTATCTCTAATCTGTCAGTTCCACCATCCCTGAAGGCCAGTTTCCAGGGTTTTGGCCTTTCCCTCAACAAGCTTACCCAGAAAAATAACTTTTGGAAAAGAACAGTGGTCTGTGATCCTGATTAGAGTGGATTCAATTTAGATCAATAATATAATACCTTTTAGTAGCTGACAGTTATATGTGCTCTGGTTCCCAGCTGACTGCAATTGCAACCAATTTCCTCTTGGGTTGTAGCTCATATTTACAACTTTGAACAACTCATAGGGAGGGACCAGGACCTCCTTCTTGACAGAAACTTCTTCTACAGGTGCACCCAGACAGGTGAATATGGTAAATAGAGTTTGGTTTTCAGacttctgtgtgtcttcttttcggagggaggtggagaggaatTGGCCAAATCGGATGGTGGCACCTCTGTAGGCTTCCAAATTGATACCCTTCATCTCATGATGCACCTCATAACACAATGAGTTATTCTTCCCGACTATCTCTTTCCTTAGCAGCTGGATTGCTGAGGTCAGGTAGTAGTGTAGGTATTTGAAATGGAATGAATGTTTATACTGCCGTGGAGTCCTAGTAGCACTGGCCATGGCTCTGATGAAGTCTGTGCGAATGCTATTGTTTGATGTATAAACTGAGATGGCCACAGCATGCGTAATATTAATGTTCTTGGGGAGATCTTTTGCTTGGTTCAACCAGGTTAAATAGGCATTACTCCAGACCCTGTAGTAATTTCtatgtgtttctatttcttttgtgaaataatCTCCTTGACTTAGCTTCTCCATGACCTGCTGGCTGCATCCTTG
The Lynx canadensis isolate LIC74 chromosome B4, mLynCan4.pri.v2, whole genome shotgun sequence DNA segment above includes these coding regions:
- the ART4 gene encoding ecto-ADP-ribosyltransferase 4 isoform X2, whose translation is MVAININFDLAPYSFDDQYQGCSQQVMEKLSQGDYFTKEIETHRNYYRVWSNAYLTWLNQAKDLPKNINITHAVAISVYTSNNSIRTDFIRAMASATRTPRQYKHSFHFKYLHYYLTSAIQLLRKEIVGKNNSLCYEVHHEMKGINLEAYRGATIRFGQFLSTSLRKEDTQKSENQTLFTIFTCLGAPVEEVSVKKEVLVPPYELFKVVNMSYNPRGNWLQLQSAGNQSTYNCQLLKASSKKYNPAPMVIASLSFLTSVVISSKSRV
- the ART4 gene encoding ecto-ADP-ribosyltransferase 4 isoform X1, encoding MKPQEQRSTFNTNKYRPSTNRCRRTLFPTTPTAPVLRIWLLPKQLPLLMLFSALQTPSGSSEVAININFDLAPYSFDDQYQGCSQQVMEKLSQGDYFTKEIETHRNYYRVWSNAYLTWLNQAKDLPKNINITHAVAISVYTSNNSIRTDFIRAMASATRTPRQYKHSFHFKYLHYYLTSAIQLLRKEIVGKNNSLCYEVHHEMKGINLEAYRGATIRFGQFLSTSLRKEDTQKSENQTLFTIFTCLGAPVEEVSVKKEVLVPPYELFKVVNMSYNPRGNWLQLQSAGNQSTYNCQLLKASSKKYNPAPMVIASLSFLTSVVISSKSRV